GAGCGACCACAAGCTGGACGCGCGGCGCCTCGCGGAAGCGGCGGGCCCGCGGGCCAAGGCGCTGCTGCTGAACAACCCGACGAACCCGAGCGGGGCCGTCTACACGCGCGCCGAGCTGGAGGCGATCACCGCGGTGGTGCGCGAGAAGGATCTCATCCTCATCGCCGACGAGATCTACGAAGACCTGGTCTACGGCGACACGCCGCACCAGTCCTGCTACAACCTGGCCGCGTGGCTGCCCGAGCGGACGGTGCTGGTGTCGGGCTTCTCGAAGAGCTACGCGATGACCGGCTGGCGCCTCGGCTACGCCATCGCCGAGGCGGGGCTGATCAAGGCGCTGGCGAGCTACCAGAGCCAGGCGCTGTCGAGCCCGTCGCAGATCAGCCAGCGCGCGGCGCTGGCCGCGCTGGGCGAGGGGCGCGAGTCCGTGGAGCCCATGCGGCAGGCCTTCGCGCGCCGCCGCTCGCTCTGCGTGGAGCGCATGCGCAAGGTGGGGCTGCCCTTCATCGAACCGCGCGGAGCCTTCTACCTGTTCTTCGACACCATGCCGCTCTGCGAGCAGCGCGGCTGGGCCGACGGCCAGGAGTTCTGCACGGCGCTGCTCGAAGCGGAGGGCCTGGCCCTGGTGCCCGGCGATGCCTTCGGCATGCCCGGCTGGGCGCGGCTGTCCTTCGCGGCCTCCGACGACGAGCTGACGGCGGCCTTCGATCGCCTCGAGCGCTTCGTGGGCGTCGTGGTCTGATGCTCGTCGACCGCGTGGTGATCCGTGTGCGCAGCGGTCGCGGAGGCGACGGCTGCGTGGCCTTTCGGCGCGAGAAGTTCGTGCCGCGCGGCGGGCCGTCGGGGGGCGATGGCGGCCGCGGCGGCGACGTCGTGCTCGAGGTCGATCCCCGCATGCACACGCTGCTCGACCTGCGCTACCGCAACAGCTATCAGGCCGAGAACGGCCGCCCGGGCCAGGGCTCGGAGAAGAGCGGCAAGAGCGGGCAGGACGCCGTCGTCCCCGTGCCGCCCGGCACGGTGGTCCGCGACGTGGAGGAGGACGCGGTCCTCGGCGACCTGGTGGAGCCGGGCCAGCGCCTGCTCGTGGCGAAGGGCGGCAAGGGGGGCCACGGCAACGCGCGCTTCAAGAGCTCCATCCACCAGGCGCCGCAGAAGTTCACGCCGGGCGGTGCGGCCGAGGAGCTGACCCTGGAGCTCGAGCTGAAGCTCATCGCCGACGTGGGCCTGGTCGGCCTGCCCAACGCGGGCAAGTCGACGCTGCTGGCCTCGCTCTCCGACGCCCGTCCCAAGATCGCCGACTACCCCTTCACCACGCTCGAGCCGAACCTCGGCCTCGTGCGCACGTCCCAGTACCGCAGCCTGGTGATGGCCGACGTCCCCGGCCTCATCGAGGGCGCCAGCGACGGCAGGGGACTGGGCAAGGAGTTCCTGCGGCACGTCGAGCGCTGCCGCGTGTTGCTGGTGCTGGTGGACGGCAGCGCGGACGACCCCCTGGCCGACTACCTGACCCTGCTCGGCGAGCTCGAAGCCCACGAACCCGCCCTGCTCGAGAAGGAGCGCCTCTTCGTGCTGAGCAAGCTGGACCTGCTCGGCGGCGAGACGCCGCCCCGCCCGTCCGGGCTCGAGGAGCGCGTGGGCTACCTCGCCATCAGCGCGGTGACCGGCGCCGGCCTGGACGCGCTGCGTCACGTGCTGGATCGCCACGTCACCCCGCCCGGGGAGGGCGACCGCCCCGGCCACTCCCCGATCCCCACCCTCTGAGATGACGCCCCTGCGCATCGCGCTCTCCGGCGCCAGCGGCATGCTGGGCGGCGCGCTGCTGACCGCGCTGGCGGCCGACGGCCACACCCTGACCCGCCTGCTGCGCCGCGCACCGCGCGGCCCCGGCGAGCTCCGCTGGGACCCCGCCCGCGGCGACCTGGACGCCGCCGCGCTCGAGGGTCTGGACGCCGTGATCCACCTGTCGGGGGAGAACATCGCCGCCGGCCGCTGGAACGCCGCGCGCAAGGCGCGCCTGCGGACGAGCCGCGTCGGCAGCAGCGCCCTCCTCGCCAGCCGCCTGGCGACCTGCGCGCGCCCGCCGCGGGCGCTGCTCTGCGCCTCGGCCGTCGGCTTCTACGGCGACCGCGGCGACGAGCGCCTCGACGAGGGCAGCGCCGCGGGCCAGGGCTTCTTCCCGGCGCTGTGCCGGGACTGGGAGGCGGCCGCGTCGCCCGCCGCCGCCGCGGGGATCCGCGTCGTCCACCTGCGCTTCGGCGTCTTGCTGGGGGCCGAAGGCGGCGCGCTGGGCCGCATGCTGCCGATCTTCCGCCTGGGCCTGGGCGGTCCGCTGGGCAGCGGCCGGCAGTGGCTGAGCTGGCTGTCCCTGGAGGACGCGACGCGCGCCGTCCGCTTCGCGCTCGCGAACGAATCCCTCGCCGGGCCGGTGAACCTGGTCTCGCCGGCTCCCGTGCGCCAGCGTGACTTCGCGCGGGCGCTGGGCCGCGCGCTGCACCGCCCCGCCCTGCTCCCCGCGCCGGCCTTCGCGCTGCGCCTGCTCCTGGGCGAGATGGCCGACGCGGCCCTGCTGGCCAGCGCCGCCGTCCATCCGGGGCGGTTGGAGGCCGCAGGCTTCACGTGGCGGCACCCCCGCCTGGACGACGCGCTGGCGGACGTCCTCTAGTCGCTCGCCCGTCCACGGCGTTGTCACGGGCCGGCGAAACCGACGCCGCCGTTGTCGCTCCGACCTCGACGCCGCCTCGACGGATCCGCCCAAGCCCATGCCACGACGCGCGATGCCGATCCTGGCGTCGCCGGCGCAGCGCTTGCGCTGTCCGGCCGGAGGTGTGCCCTGCATCCGGACGTCGATCAACTCGAGCTCTCCCAGCGCCTGCTCTACCAGCCGGCGCGCCTCGCCGAACTGGTGGCCCTGGGGACGCCGCCGCCCCGCTGGCTGGAAATCCTGCGCCGCGAGCCCGCGCCGCAGGACCTGCCGTCGCCCGGGGTGCTGCGCGGCCAGGCGGAGACCTGCCGGCGGCTCGACATCCGCGTGAGCCCCTTCGGGGGCGCGGACTACCCCGCCGCCCTGGGACAGCTCCCCGATCCGCCGCCGCTGCTCTACTACCGCGGGCGGCTGCCTGGCGAGGGCGAGCCGCTGCTGGCGATCGTAGGCAGCCGTCGGGCCAGCGGACAGGGGCTGGAGATGGCGCGGCGGCTCGGGCGCGCGGCCGCCGCGGCGGGACGGCCCGTGGTCAGCGGGCTCGCCCGGGGCATCGACCAGGCCGCCCAGCGCGGCAGCCTGGAGCAGGGGCCCAGCTGGGGCGTCCTGGGCTGCGGGCTCGACCGGGTCTATCCGCCCGAGGCGGGCGCGCTGGCCGAGGCGGTGGTGGCAGCCGGCGGACTCCTCAGCGAGTTCCCGCCGGGCGCGCCGCCGCTGCCCTTCCACTTTCCGCGGCGCAACCGGCTGATCGCGGCGCTGGGGGTGGCGCTCGTGGTGGTGGAGGCGGGGTCGCGCAGCGGCGCGCTGCATACGGCGCGCGAGAGCCAGGCCCTGGGCCGGGAACTGGGCGCGGTGCCCGCCAGTCCACTCAATCCCTCGGCGGGCGGGAGCAACCGCCTGCTCGCCGAGGGCTGCCACCTGCTGCTGGGTCCCGAGGACCTGCCGGTGCTCTGGGGCGAGTCGGCGGGGCCGGGGCACGCGAACGGCGAGACCTGGACGCCCGCGCGCTGCGCGCGCGAGGGCGTGCTGGACGCCGAGCGCCTCTCGGCGCGCAGCGGCTGGCTCATCACCGAGACCCTGGAACGGCTGGCCGACTGGGAGCGCGAGGGCGCGGTGGAACGTCTGGGCGGCGGGCGCTTTCGCGTGACCGATGCCGCCGCGCCGGCGGCGACGATTGATGGCGGGCCGCGCGTGGACTAGACTGCGACACCATGCGACTCAAGCACCGCATCGAATTCGCGCTGGTGCGCGGCGGGCTGGCCCTGGGTTCGCTCTTCCCCTGGTCGTGGATCAGCGGGACCGGAGCGCTGATGGGGCGCTTCGCCTTCCACGTGCTGCGCGTCCGCCGCCGCGTGACGCTCGAGAACCTGCGTCTGGCCCTGGGCGAGCGCACGACCGAGGCCGAGCGCCGGCGCATCGCCGCGGACTGCTACGCGCAGTTCGGCCGCAGCTACTGGGAGTACTTCGCCCTGCCCGCCTTTCGACGCCGCCGCGTGCTCGAGCGCGTGGACTACAGCGGCCTCGAGCATCTGGAGGCGGCGCGCGCAGCCGGCAAGGGCGTGCTCTTCCTCGCAGCGCACTTCGGCAACTGGGAGCTGCTGGCGCTGGCGACGCAGGCGCTGGGCCTGCCGGTGCACCTGCTGGTGGGCGACCTCGCCAACCCGGGCGTGGACGCGGCCATGAACGACCTGCGCCGCTCGCTCGGCTTTCCGGTGGAGCACCGGGGCATGGGCCTGCGCGCGGTGATGAAGGCGCTGCGCGCGGGACACGGCGTGGGGGTGCAGGGCGACCAGGAGGCGCGCTGGCACGGGATCGTCGTGCCCTTCTTCGGCATGGAGAGTCTCACGCATCCGGGCTCGGCCTACCTCAGCCTGGCCACGGGCGCGCCCATCCTGCCGAGCTTCCTGGTGCGCGAGGGCAAGCGCTTCCGCGTGATCTTCGACGCCCCGCTCTGGCCCGAGGGCAAGCCCACGGACGCGGCGGTGCTCGCGCTCACGGCCGCGCACACCGCGCGTCTGGAGGCGGTGGTGCGTCGCCATCCGGAGCACTGGTTCTGGCTGCACAAGCGCTGGAAGCGCGCGCCGCGCGGGGAGGACGGCCTCCCGCGGCGCGTGGCGCAGGCGGCGAACTAGGCGCGGCCGGGCTCCGAGAAGCCCGCGGACGGCGTCTGGTTGCCCGGCTCGGGCAGCGCGCCGTGCAGTTCCTCGTAGCGCTGGACGTGCTGCTGCAGGCCGCGCAGCAGGGCCTTCACGTTGGCCGGCGCCATGATGACCCGCGCGTGCACCTGGGCCTTGGGCCGGCCGGGCATCAGGCGGGCGAAGTCCAGGATGAACTCGTTGCTGGACTGGTTCACGAGCGTGATGTTCGCGTAGTGCTCGTCGGCGTCGCCGAGATCGATCTCGATGCGGGTCGTGGCGGGCTGCTTGGGGTCGGCCATGGCGTCCTCGTTCCTGCGTGTGCGTGGCGGTTGGGGCCTTCCGCGCCATGTAAGCACGCGCTTTCGGGCGGCGCCAGCCCCTTTCTTGACACCCCGGGGGGCCGGTGATACTTTGCGGCCACTCTTTTGCGGCCCTCCGCGCCGAGCCGGCGCACGCCCCCGAGGAAGCATGGATTCGCAGTCTCCCAGCCTGGATCGACTCCGCCGGCTCCTGGACGGCATGCAGGGCCTGCCGGTGCTGGTCCTCGGCGATCTCATGCTCGACGTCTACCTCAAGGGCTCGGTGGAGCGCATCAGCCCCGAGGGGCCGGTGCCGGTGGTGGCCGTGCGGGAGCGGGAGCATCGGCTGGGCGGTGCCGCCAACGTGGCGCGCAACGTCGCGGCGCTGGGGGGACGGCCGCGTCTCCTGGGGATTCGCGGCGACGACGAGGCCGGCGTCCAGCTGGCGGCCACCCTCGAAGCGCACGGCATCCCGGCGGGCGACCTGGTGGTGGATCCCGCGCGGCCCAGCACGGTGAAGACGCGCATCCTCGGCGCGGGGCAGCAGATCTGCCGCGTGGACGACGAGGATCGCCGTCCGGCCGCGGGGGACGTCCTCGCCGCGCTCGAAGCGCGCGCCGCCGCCCTCGTGGCCGAGTGCCGCGCCGTCGTGCTCTCCGACTACGGCAAGGGGGTGCTGGTGGACGCCCTCGTGGCCGCGGTCGTACGGGCCGCCGCCGCGCGCGGGGTGCCCGTG
Above is a genomic segment from Candidatus Latescibacterota bacterium containing:
- a CDS encoding pyridoxal phosphate-dependent aminotransferase; this translates as MERFSDKLNSIGRAVEPSKTLAVTALAARLKSEGRDIISLTAGEPDFRTPAPVAEAGIAAIRTGATRYTAAAGEPALRKAIAEFYAQRLGLPLAAENVCVSSGAKPLLYYLMCILLEPGDEVLFPVPYWVSYAAMVTMKGGVPVAVPTDYASDHKLDARRLAEAAGPRAKALLLNNPTNPSGAVYTRAELEAITAVVREKDLILIADEIYEDLVYGDTPHQSCYNLAAWLPERTVLVSGFSKSYAMTGWRLGYAIAEAGLIKALASYQSQALSSPSQISQRAALAALGEGRESVEPMRQAFARRRSLCVERMRKVGLPFIEPRGAFYLFFDTMPLCEQRGWADGQEFCTALLEAEGLALVPGDAFGMPGWARLSFAASDDELTAAFDRLERFVGVVV
- the obgE gene encoding GTPase ObgE: MLVDRVVIRVRSGRGGDGCVAFRREKFVPRGGPSGGDGGRGGDVVLEVDPRMHTLLDLRYRNSYQAENGRPGQGSEKSGKSGQDAVVPVPPGTVVRDVEEDAVLGDLVEPGQRLLVAKGGKGGHGNARFKSSIHQAPQKFTPGGAAEELTLELELKLIADVGLVGLPNAGKSTLLASLSDARPKIADYPFTTLEPNLGLVRTSQYRSLVMADVPGLIEGASDGRGLGKEFLRHVERCRVLLVLVDGSADDPLADYLTLLGELEAHEPALLEKERLFVLSKLDLLGGETPPRPSGLEERVGYLAISAVTGAGLDALRHVLDRHVTPPGEGDRPGHSPIPTL
- a CDS encoding TIGR01777 family protein → MTPLRIALSGASGMLGGALLTALAADGHTLTRLLRRAPRGPGELRWDPARGDLDAAALEGLDAVIHLSGENIAAGRWNAARKARLRTSRVGSSALLASRLATCARPPRALLCASAVGFYGDRGDERLDEGSAAGQGFFPALCRDWEAAASPAAAAGIRVVHLRFGVLLGAEGGALGRMLPIFRLGLGGPLGSGRQWLSWLSLEDATRAVRFALANESLAGPVNLVSPAPVRQRDFARALGRALHRPALLPAPAFALRLLLGEMADAALLASAAVHPGRLEAAGFTWRHPRLDDALADVL
- a CDS encoding DNA-protecting protein DprA; translated protein: MSLRPRRRLDGSAQAHATTRDADPGVAGAALALSGRRCALHPDVDQLELSQRLLYQPARLAELVALGTPPPRWLEILRREPAPQDLPSPGVLRGQAETCRRLDIRVSPFGGADYPAALGQLPDPPPLLYYRGRLPGEGEPLLAIVGSRRASGQGLEMARRLGRAAAAAGRPVVSGLARGIDQAAQRGSLEQGPSWGVLGCGLDRVYPPEAGALAEAVVAAGGLLSEFPPGAPPLPFHFPRRNRLIAALGVALVVVEAGSRSGALHTARESQALGRELGAVPASPLNPSAGGSNRLLAEGCHLLLGPEDLPVLWGESAGPGHANGETWTPARCAREGVLDAERLSARSGWLITETLERLADWEREGAVERLGGGRFRVTDAAAPAATIDGGPRVD
- a CDS encoding lysophospholipid acyltransferase family protein, whose product is MRLKHRIEFALVRGGLALGSLFPWSWISGTGALMGRFAFHVLRVRRRVTLENLRLALGERTTEAERRRIAADCYAQFGRSYWEYFALPAFRRRRVLERVDYSGLEHLEAARAAGKGVLFLAAHFGNWELLALATQALGLPVHLLVGDLANPGVDAAMNDLRRSLGFPVEHRGMGLRAVMKALRAGHGVGVQGDQEARWHGIVVPFFGMESLTHPGSAYLSLATGAPILPSFLVREGKRFRVIFDAPLWPEGKPTDAAVLALTAAHTARLEAVVRRHPEHWFWLHKRWKRAPRGEDGLPRRVAQAAN
- a CDS encoding DUF3467 domain-containing protein; the protein is MADPKQPATTRIEIDLGDADEHYANITLVNQSSNEFILDFARLMPGRPKAQVHARVIMAPANVKALLRGLQQHVQRYEELHGALPEPGNQTPSAGFSEPGRA